The genome window TCTCTTtcttactataaaaattttagacattttttttttcaataattttaCTTGTTACAAAGGTTAGCCAATTGAAGTTACCAAATTAACAAGATACAGATTGTGGTTTTATTGTCAAACTAAGGGAAGATGAAAAAGGTGGCAGTGatatagagaaaaaaaatgaaattgagagTTGGAAGATAAAGAAGTGACTATTATGTTTGTTAAGCGAAAAAGTCTAGCAATTAAAAAAAGCTCATTGGTTCTGATCTCTTTTATTTACCTATTGATTGTGGTTTTATTATGAAGGTAGAATTTTGTCTCTATTTCTAAGAGTGCTAAAGCAATGATGAATTATGTTCTTAGGGACATGGTGGCattttttggtttagtattgGTAGTGGTGGTAATGTGTCCATTAGGCAAGAATTAGCAAGTAATGAATTTTGTGACGAGTTGGAGTCACTGGATTCTGTTTGTTTTAGTGAGCATACCGAGCACAAAAAGCTAAAAATTAAagtctttttttgttttgtcttcTTCTCTAAAAGAAGTGTATTTTAGGATATTTGTGAAAAATTATAGGTTATTGGGTCTGTATTGTTACATAAACCTTAAAAGCGAGGGAGataggtgtaatttttgaaGCTTGAAGGGAGTTCTCTATAATTGttaaaatctcaagggaggtttctgaaattatcccttttaaaATCTTAAAGAAATGGACACTTGTAAAATGCACACTAAtactatataaaaaatttactaTTTGTTTAATCTCTATTTAATTTGAATGACAAACGATGAAGTTGATGGAGTGAATACAATAATAGCCACTGAAGTGGATCCAACAAGCATCTAGATTGAAAAGAAAGCTTACTAGCAAGACATACTATATTATTATGTTATGTCGAGGCAAAGATATATATATGTCCAACGTTTTGTCTCGTCTTATTTGAAGTACGTACAAGTCTCTTTCTTGCAAAACCCCTCCTCTCATCACTCTCTTTTTGTCTCAAATTGTTTCTAGAAGCATTTATGAAAAGTGCACTCAATCTACCGTTAGGTATCCTACGTTTTGCATTATGGATCGATTGATCAACagatcagttttttttttaaatgatgcactaacacttaacaaagCACACGTTAAATAGATTTGATTGCATCATCTGAGGACACGAAATCTTGGGAAAAAAGAATTGATCCAATTTGATAATCTTTTTATCAAGATTAATATATAGAGTGGACGAAAGGAGAAACAAAAGCAGTCACTATTTACTACTAGTTGTATGCTACTACCTGTGGAATATTATATGGGCACTATCAAACAAAATACTAGCATCTagagaagaaataaaacatttataaCTTTGCATTTCCCCTTGTTTCTTCCCCCAGAAATGGCTTGGTGTGGGAACAAATTGGGGGCCATTATATGCAACCTGCATGTGAGGTAAAGCCAAATAAACTCAGAAACTGAAAGTTAAAAAGTTCCAATTTGGGACCTTATGATTTACTAGCACATTAATGAAACTTTAACCAACCGTCGTCGGGGCTGTTGGTCAGGAGATTCGTACTTTGCTTGGTAAATTAGGGTTCGCCTGATAGATCAGGGTTCGAACTTACCTGCAAGATGTGGGACTAGGGAGGAATTAGGGGATGGGGGAaggtaaaagaaaaggaaacaaacaaGCCAGATTGATGAAATTAGGGAAATAACAATAGTGAATAGGCCAACTTATTATAAGAGAACATTGCATGTACTATTTAAATTATGTGCATTAATTCTCCAGAAGCTCGTCAGACTTCCTGCATTTGGCCAATATGTATTTCGGAAGTACCCCCTCcatcccattttgatagtcatgattttcttttcacacagtttaagaaaaagtatttAACTTtattggaacaatcaatttaggtagctattttcctaaaataccctcacattaattaaagtacaactttatgggaacttgaattgatggtaaaaaaagaattaactctcattaaatggggtaggtttatagtaacaacaacttacattgaataagggtattttagaaaaattaaaatataactacatttttcaattggaaagtggactataatttgagatagacgaaaaaagaaaacagaattaTTAAAGTGGGACAGAGGGAGTATTTGTCTTGTGCTATCAATACTTGTTTTCTTTATTCTCCTAATTAACAGGTTCTTTCTTGAAGGGGCAAGCATCTCTCTCAGCTTAAAGCAAATGTCACAAACTCTAGTGTTTTCCTAATGGCAAACATGATTTAATGGATGTCCTGAGACCATTTATGTGTTACGTAACGATATAAATAAATCCTACTATGAACTTAGACACATTTAAATTAAATTGCCTACTTGACGTCTTCTTCTCAAGTCTTGTGATAAATGCATAACTGTGTCCAACCAACAGAAAGTGGATGACACTAAAGAAGGTATATAGGAATtggctatttttgatgattttgattTATAATAGAATTTCAGTAATACGATTTAAGAATTTTAATTTGAAAAGTGTTACActgtaatttgaaaattagtagtTCATGTAAAACGTAAAACCCTAGTTATGCCTATTTAAGGTTACGTTTtatagaagaaaaaaatttggtcgCGCTGCCTTTTATTAaacattaaataatttattaaaaattatatattaaataataaaagGTAGGAAGAATActtcgaaaaaaaaaagcaagaatgTATCGCCGCTCATCTTTTAGAATGGAGATTTCACTCTCCCGggcagtgtaacactttttttaCTATGAACTTAGACACATTTAAATTGCCTACTTGGCGTCTTCTTCTCAAGTCTTGTGATAAATGCATAACTGTGTCCAACCAACAGAAAGTGGGTTTGGCCAAGATGACACTAAAGAAGGTATATAGGAATTGGCTATTTGAATTAATTTGCTGTTCTAAGACTAGCAAAAAATGGTCCAGTTTCTGGGATTTATTTCTATTTCCCCACTACATTATCAACGTCCAtgcttttatgttttgtgaaaATTAAGCATCAAATATGGACGTTAATGTAACAGCCATAATTAAGGACGACTGTCAATACTGTTGTTAGGAAAATCATGTCGTAACCTTGGGCATCATAAGAAGGAATTTCTTTCAacatttttcttaaagaaaGAATATAGAAATTGCTCTACGATCATGGTTATGATGGTAGAGTGCAATTAATGTCGAAAGTTTGTTTGATTTAAATTGTAGATGGAAATATGTTGTGACTGCGAGACAGACACAGTTAATTTTAAACGAGTATCAAAATGTGTTAGTACAGTTATgttatgagtaaatcttatacacACCAACGGTTTATACATTATCACGGTTGGATATACGACATAAATACGATATTtaagtttcaaattcaaattcggatTATGTGTCATACATCTAACGGTGAAAGTGTATACTGTTGTGTCAGTGTGTAGAAGATTAATCCTTATGTTATTCTACGTCGTTCTTTTAGTACTTTGCATTTGTTGTGTCAGTATCTACGTGTATATAAGATGTGCTTTAAATAACCTTAAATATTTagcattatttaaaataattaatttagcaCTAAAAAAATAAgacaggaaaaagaaaagaaaaacacaaattCCAGGAGCTAGATTGTGCACAGAATCACCCTCCTAAGTTTGTGGCCCACTAGGAAACTTCAAGACCACCAATATGCTAGCCAAGATTAGGGACGTGCACATGGCACAAAACCACTGGTCACAACTCTAATTTGGGATAAGGAAACGGATGACATTTTGATTTTGTATGAAATGAACCGCTTCCGTTTATGTCACACATAATTTTAAGTTTTGTACGCCAATCACCACTCCACCCCAGTTGAAAGTCTGTGTGCTGATCGAGTTCTTGAGATCAAGAGGTGAGAAAATGGCTTCCATGACCATGACAGCCTCATTCCTCGGTGGCTCAGCCATCACCAAGCCACTTCCCACCGCCGCGGCCGGTCGCCGGGGAGCCCTAGTGGTCAAGGCTTCAAAGGTGTCTGAGGGTGAGAAGATGGTGATGAACAACAAGGAAGAAGGCAGCAACGGAAGGAGGGATTTGGTGTTTGCTGTTGCGGCTGCTGCTGCATGCACCCTTGCTAAAGCTGCCATGGCCGATGGGGTAGAGCCAAAGCGTGGAAGTCTTGAAGCCAAGAAGAAATATGCACCTATTTGTGTCACAATGCCTACTGCCAGAATCTGCCACAAATGAGAAACCTCTTGATTctagcaatatatatatatatatatatatatttcttgatGCTTATTTGTTGATTTGGAAGTATCAGAGGAATGTAAAACCTTATCCTTCTCATAATGCTAATTAACGCTTCTCAATTCTAGAGAAATATTTTGGATTCCCATTGATCCCtcgatttctttaattttttcagCCATGCCTTTGTGacaaattttgtcaaatatatGTATACGTGATTCTCTTCGTTTATCCTCGACGAATTAAACTCCAAGACACCATGTCTAATTACCATGATTTTGAACGAATTGGTGCTTCTTTCCTACAATtacttgaaagaaaaattttattgtcTTGTTGGTCCTATTCTTTGGGGAGTGATGTGTTATGTGAGCAGGACGAATTTAGCCTCGAACCCTGCTCTCCAAAAATTGAGCAATTTCAATTGTCTGAAGCTGCGGAACATGTATAATCGTTTGGCAAATTCCCCTAGGGCTTGTGGCTGCAATAGAACATGAGTTCTTCCTCGTTTATTTACTACATGAATGATCATGTAATAGTGGAGCTGGAATGGTTGAAGAAGAGCCTTGTATGCAATGGATGATTAGGCCCGCTGGCTTCCTATTATGTTTTTTCGGTTctgattttttttaacaatcacTTAtagggtaatttttttttttttttccgggtcTGGAGGCTAATCTCCCCAAGTTGGACAGAGTTTCGCCCCAAATATACCCAGCAACGATAGCACGTGGGTCGAACCAGGAATCTTACTGTAACTACAGACGATCAGTCCCAGCCGAGCTATTCATGGGGCACTTATAAAGTAATTGGTTAGTGGGAATAACTTGTATGGTTGATtattccaaaaaagaaaaaagaaattacgtTTTCAAACGCATTATTTCCATAATGTAAACCGTGTTCTCCTTTTAATGCTAATAAATGCTTCACATTGCTAGAGAAATACATTTGAAACCTAAGAAGATTGAAGTTACTGGATTGGATTCTCATGTACTGCTCCTTCTTAGCCATGCCTTTGTGATAAAATTTGTCAGATATACGTGATGGTGGATCCACCAATTATTTGTGTTCTTAACTAGTGGTGCAGCTGGAAATGGAATAGGTGAGGAGCCTTGAATATGTATCTCCATTGATACCCGGTTAATTTCACTTTGTACCCTTTAGCTGGATTCAAATTCTCACTTAAAAGCGGGACACTTCAGTCTCTAAGTTGCAAATTTGTCATACTTTAGTCCCTA of Coffea arabica cultivar ET-39 unplaced genomic scaffold, Coffea Arabica ET-39 HiFi ptg000040l, whole genome shotgun sequence contains these proteins:
- the LOC113694112 gene encoding photosystem II 5 kDa protein, chloroplastic-like; its protein translation is MASMTMTASFLGGSAITKPLPTAAAGRRGALVVKASKVSEGEKMVMNNKEEGSNGRRDLVFAVAAAAACTLAKAAMADGVEPKRGSLEAKKKYAPICVTMPTARICHK